One Psychrobacillus glaciei genomic region harbors:
- a CDS encoding M20 family metallo-hydrolase has translation MDNKKRYELLFNNINQYNSGEKGITRIAYSNEEQTCTHAFMRMCMAEHLDIRMDQCGNVIARRKGRIEGLPPVVMGSHLDTVYQGGKYDGVVGVTAALEVIKRLNEKGVETDHPIEIISFACEESARFGVSTVGSKAMAGQFDHNRYRNLVDKDGITMEKAFALCALDFKSVEQASRVDEQFKAFFELHIEQGPVLINNDKKIGIVTGIAAPVRLHVKIMGKASHSGTTPMNMRNDALLGASEISLALESAAKSEEDFGTVATIGVLNVHNGAMNVVPGEVEMKIDIRSTSLQSRQRVLDYLNQTIANVKKNRQLEIESIEISSEEPVLLSKEINEVLKSICEEKNISNQIMQSGAGHDAMNMTKLCPVGLIFIPSVDGLSHHPNEYTPLDDVMIGIDILEEAILHYAKINN, from the coding sequence ATGGATAATAAGAAAAGGTATGAGTTACTATTTAATAATATTAACCAATACAACTCCGGTGAAAAGGGAATAACAAGAATTGCATATTCAAATGAAGAGCAGACTTGCACCCACGCGTTTATGCGCATGTGTATGGCCGAGCATTTAGATATTAGAATGGATCAATGTGGAAATGTTATTGCAAGAAGAAAAGGTAGGATAGAAGGTCTACCACCTGTAGTAATGGGTTCTCATCTTGATACAGTCTACCAAGGTGGAAAATACGATGGCGTCGTAGGTGTAACAGCTGCTTTAGAAGTAATTAAACGATTAAATGAAAAAGGTGTTGAAACAGATCATCCGATTGAAATTATTTCATTTGCTTGTGAAGAGTCTGCACGATTCGGAGTGTCGACAGTAGGTAGCAAAGCTATGGCTGGTCAATTCGATCATAATAGATACCGGAATCTAGTGGATAAGGACGGAATTACAATGGAAAAGGCATTTGCTTTATGTGCCCTGGATTTTAAGAGTGTGGAACAAGCAAGTAGAGTAGATGAACAGTTTAAAGCATTTTTTGAATTGCATATAGAGCAAGGTCCTGTATTAATAAATAATGATAAAAAAATTGGGATTGTTACAGGAATAGCTGCACCTGTAAGACTGCATGTGAAAATAATGGGGAAAGCATCCCATTCGGGAACGACCCCTATGAATATGAGAAATGACGCTCTTCTTGGCGCATCTGAAATCTCATTAGCACTAGAGAGCGCTGCAAAAAGTGAAGAAGATTTTGGAACAGTTGCGACTATTGGAGTTTTAAATGTCCACAATGGTGCGATGAACGTAGTGCCTGGAGAGGTTGAAATGAAAATAGACATAAGATCTACCTCTCTTCAATCGAGGCAAAGAGTCCTGGACTATTTAAATCAAACCATTGCAAACGTAAAGAAGAATAGACAGCTGGAGATTGAGAGCATCGAGATCAGTTCGGAAGAGCCAGTACTTCTATCGAAGGAAATAAATGAAGTTCTAAAAAGTATTTGTGAAGAAAAAAACATTTCTAATCAAATAATGCAAAGTGGAGCAGGACATGATGCGATGAACATGACCAAGTTATGTCCAGTTGGATTAATTTTTATCCCATCCGTTGATGGTCTCAGTCATCATCCAAACGAATATACTCCGCTAGATGATGTGATGATAGGTATTGATATTCTTGAAGAAGCGATTCTGCATTATGCAAAGATTAATAATTAG
- a CDS encoding aminotransferase class I/II-fold pyridoxal phosphate-dependent enzyme — protein sequence MNALALQLNEKMQKENSAIYDMLSDLGKNLYYPKGILSQSAEAGKKAHRFNATIGIATENGEPMHFRHIQDKLGYDPKDIYPYAAPQGKEELRLKWKEKLLVDNPSMQNKSIGTPIVTSALTHGLSIAADLFMNPGDVLITPEQYWGNYNTVFQIRRGGRVETFPLFNENGGFHVEAFRETLAKQQEKAIVLLNFPNNPTGFTPSIEDAEAIVQVLKDVAEAGTKLIVLLDDAYFGLFYENSIKESLFGLLAGVHPNILPVKIDGATKENYVWGLRVGFITYAATPDVLDALEQKTKGIIRGTISSSSHISQTIILESLKSPEFQTEKEEKFQIMKGRAVKTKQVLANEKFAPYWTYYPFNSGYFMCLKLNDVDAETLRLHLLDEYGVGVIASNKTDIRVAFSCVEESDIEELFDLILEGCKDLTK from the coding sequence ATGAATGCTTTAGCCTTACAATTAAATGAAAAAATGCAAAAAGAAAATTCGGCAATTTACGATATGTTATCCGATTTAGGAAAGAATTTATATTATCCAAAAGGAATTTTAAGCCAAAGTGCGGAAGCTGGAAAAAAAGCGCATCGCTTCAACGCAACAATTGGTATTGCTACAGAAAACGGCGAACCGATGCATTTCCGTCATATACAAGATAAACTAGGATATGATCCGAAAGATATTTATCCTTATGCGGCTCCTCAAGGAAAAGAAGAACTTCGTTTAAAATGGAAAGAAAAATTATTAGTCGATAATCCATCTATGCAAAACAAATCCATTGGAACACCAATCGTAACGAGTGCGTTAACGCATGGTTTAAGTATTGCAGCAGATTTGTTTATGAATCCTGGTGACGTGCTTATTACGCCAGAGCAATATTGGGGAAACTACAATACTGTATTTCAAATTAGAAGAGGCGGACGCGTAGAGACTTTCCCATTGTTCAATGAAAATGGTGGTTTCCATGTAGAAGCATTCCGCGAGACACTAGCGAAACAACAAGAGAAAGCAATTGTTTTATTAAACTTCCCGAACAATCCTACTGGCTTTACGCCATCTATCGAAGATGCAGAAGCAATTGTTCAAGTATTAAAAGATGTTGCTGAAGCAGGCACAAAATTAATCGTGTTATTAGATGATGCGTATTTTGGATTATTCTATGAAAATTCGATTAAGGAATCATTGTTTGGTTTATTAGCAGGAGTTCATCCAAATATTTTACCTGTGAAAATAGACGGCGCTACAAAAGAAAATTATGTATGGGGATTACGTGTTGGTTTCATTACTTACGCTGCAACTCCAGATGTATTAGATGCATTAGAGCAAAAAACAAAAGGTATCATTCGTGGAACTATCTCTAGTAGTTCTCATATTTCGCAAACAATTATTTTGGAATCTTTAAAGTCCCCTGAATTCCAAACAGAAAAAGAAGAGAAGTTCCAAATTATGAAAGGCAGAGCAGTGAAAACAAAACAGGTGCTTGCAAATGAAAAATTTGCTCCTTATTGGACTTACTATCCATTTAACTCTGGTTACTTCATGTGCTTGAAACTAAATGATGTAGATGCAGAAACGCTAAGACTTCATTTACTAGATGAATACGGAGTTGGCGTTATTGCCAGCAATAAAACAGATATCCGCGTTGCATTCTCATGTGTAGAAGAATCAGATATTGAAGAACTCTTTGATTTGATTTTAGAAGGTTGTAAAGACTTAACAAAATAA
- a CDS encoding catalase has product MTKDQSSHETNVENEDTLTNRQGHPITNNQNIRTIGNRGPATLENYDFIEKISHFDRERIPERVVHARGAGAHGYFEAYGAAGDEDISKYTRAKLFQVKGKQTPVFVRFSSVIHGGHSPETLRDPRGFAVKFYTEDGNWDLVGNNLKIFFIRDAIKFPDMIHAFKPDPVTNIQDSERFFDFCASSPESFHMVTFIYSPWGIPANYRMMQGSGVNTYKWVNKHGKAVLVKYHWQPKQGIRNLTQKEAEEIQGKNFNHATQDLYDAIEKGDFPEWELLVQIMSDDDHPELDFDPLDDTKLWPEDQFPWMAVGKMVLNRNPEDYFMEVEQVAFGTGVLVDGLDFSDDKMLQGRTFSYSDTQRHRVGANYLQLPINAPKKRVATNQSGGQMAYRLDRGPFQNPHINYEPSILDGLQEAEQLGEEYTPMIKGNLVRQSIDRQNNTKQAGETYRNFEQWEKTELIANLVNDLANCDKRIQEKMIVLAEEADTDYGLHLREGLAHAKKDGSTNKPLGNRNGDDAPKEAIEKSNEAEPY; this is encoded by the coding sequence GTGACAAAAGACCAATCCAGCCATGAAACAAATGTGGAAAACGAGGATACGTTAACAAATAGGCAAGGCCATCCAATCACGAATAATCAAAATATAAGAACCATCGGTAACCGGGGACCTGCTACACTTGAAAATTATGATTTCATCGAAAAAATTAGCCATTTTGATAGAGAACGAATTCCTGAACGTGTTGTGCATGCCCGAGGTGCAGGGGCACACGGTTATTTCGAAGCATACGGAGCGGCTGGTGATGAAGATATTTCCAAATATACGCGCGCAAAATTGTTTCAAGTAAAAGGGAAACAGACCCCTGTTTTCGTTCGTTTTTCTTCTGTTATTCACGGAGGACATTCGCCTGAAACATTAAGAGATCCACGTGGATTTGCCGTGAAGTTTTACACAGAGGATGGAAACTGGGATCTAGTTGGGAACAACTTAAAAATTTTCTTTATTCGAGATGCGATAAAATTTCCAGATATGATTCATGCTTTTAAACCAGATCCGGTTACCAATATTCAAGATTCCGAGCGGTTTTTCGATTTTTGTGCAAGTTCTCCAGAATCATTTCATATGGTAACGTTTATTTATTCTCCTTGGGGTATACCTGCAAACTATCGAATGATGCAAGGTTCCGGCGTGAATACGTACAAATGGGTAAATAAACATGGAAAAGCAGTGCTAGTAAAATACCATTGGCAACCGAAGCAAGGCATTCGGAACTTAACACAAAAAGAAGCCGAAGAAATACAAGGGAAAAATTTTAATCATGCGACACAGGATTTATATGATGCGATTGAAAAAGGAGATTTTCCAGAGTGGGAGCTTCTTGTTCAAATAATGAGTGACGATGATCACCCAGAACTGGATTTCGATCCGCTTGACGATACGAAACTTTGGCCAGAAGATCAATTTCCGTGGATGGCAGTGGGGAAAATGGTGTTGAACAGAAATCCAGAAGATTATTTTATGGAAGTGGAGCAAGTTGCATTTGGAACAGGCGTATTAGTAGATGGCCTGGATTTCTCAGATGATAAAATGTTGCAAGGTCGTACCTTTTCATATTCTGATACACAAAGGCATCGTGTAGGAGCAAATTATTTACAGTTACCAATTAATGCACCAAAAAAACGTGTAGCAACCAATCAATCTGGCGGACAAATGGCATATAGACTGGACAGGGGCCCTTTTCAAAATCCGCATATCAATTACGAACCCTCTATATTAGATGGTCTCCAAGAAGCAGAGCAACTTGGCGAAGAGTATACACCAATGATTAAAGGAAACTTAGTGCGACAATCCATCGATAGACAAAATAACACTAAGCAAGCCGGAGAAACTTACCGAAATTTTGAACAATGGGAAAAAACCGAACTCATTGCAAACCTTGTAAATGACCTAGCTAATTGTGATAAAAGGATTCAAGAAAAAATGATCGTACTAGCAGAAGAAGCAGATACAGATTATGGTCTACACCTACGGGAAGGTCTAGCGCATGCTAAAAAAGATGGGTCGACCAATAAGCCTCTAGGCAATCGAAACGGCGACGATGCACCTAAAGAAGCAATAGAAAAGAGTAATGAAGCAGAACCATATTAA
- a CDS encoding exodeoxyribonuclease III produces the protein MKLVSWNVNGLRACVKKGFLDYFNEVNADIFCLQETKLQEGQIELELDGYEQYWNYALKKGYSGTAVFTRVKPISVKYGVGDLETEDEGRIITLEFEGFYLVNVYTPNAKRDLARLPYRLEWEDEMRVYLKQLEDVKPVIMCGDLNVAHADIDLKNANSNRGNSGFTLEERGKMTDLLAEGFVDTFRYFYPEQEGAYSWWSYMNKVRERNIGWRIDYFIASEQLAPILKNASIDAHILGSDHCPVILELK, from the coding sequence ATGAAACTAGTTTCTTGGAACGTGAATGGTTTGCGAGCATGTGTGAAAAAAGGATTTTTAGATTATTTCAATGAAGTGAATGCTGATATTTTTTGCTTACAAGAGACGAAGTTGCAGGAAGGACAAATTGAGCTAGAGTTAGATGGATATGAACAGTACTGGAATTATGCATTGAAGAAGGGGTATTCTGGAACCGCTGTGTTTACGAGAGTGAAGCCGATTTCGGTAAAATATGGCGTAGGTGATTTGGAGACGGAGGACGAGGGTAGAATCATTACGCTCGAATTCGAAGGATTTTATTTAGTCAATGTCTATACGCCAAATGCAAAACGTGATTTAGCACGGCTACCCTACAGACTTGAGTGGGAAGATGAGATGCGCGTTTATTTGAAACAACTGGAAGACGTGAAGCCTGTTATTATGTGTGGAGACTTAAATGTAGCGCACGCAGACATAGATTTGAAAAATGCTAATTCTAATAGAGGAAACTCTGGTTTTACGCTAGAGGAACGTGGTAAAATGACGGATTTATTAGCTGAAGGATTTGTAGATACTTTCCGGTATTTTTATCCCGAGCAAGAGGGAGCCTATTCATGGTGGTCGTATATGAATAAAGTGAGAGAGCGGAATATTGGATGGAGAATCGATTACTTTATAGCTTCCGAACAACTTGCACCTATTTTAAAGAATGCTTCCATTGATGCGCATATACTTGGCAGTGATCATTGTCCAGTTATCTTGGAACTAAAGTAG
- a CDS encoding outer membrane protein assembly factor BamB family protein — protein MRNKKLSVWAKIYIVFIIALVGILMIYIVVDKEEKVPEYSTITVKESVIDSKVEEEVGPKLSTLDFASTEWGTHGGDYYNRRYSMLSQITSETIGDLKPTWVSSLGSGSEGKYSGEATPIVVDGVMFITTGANEIFALDAKTGEQIWAYTPNIVQEMDTVCCGWTSRGVAVGDGKVYAGLLDARLIALDQKTGELLWETKVAEWEEGYTVTSAPLYYNGNVYTGVSGGEYGIRGRVMAYDSDLGREVWRFYTIPGPADMDGDTWPTDNNAWLTGGGPVWNTPAVDPELGYIYFATGNTAPDLDGSNREGDNLYANSIVALNAENGDYVWHFQEVHHDIWDMDPTNPVVLYDVEMDGKMRKGLGQAGKTGWVYFLDRTDGTPLVGIEEKPVPQLAEQKTAATQPFPIGDAFVPQTIMEEDVKNDLGPEFTGETGSIFTPFWDVPITLKPGPFGGANWPPSAYNPDTEYFYVLGNDHYMSFARQEDEAFEEGSMYVGSIMQPVSNAPTRGTVTAIDVKTNKIAWQKKWDTLAYSGVLTTAGNLVFVGHNDGRLIAFNAKTGDEVWEYKMDAGANAPSITYEIDGEQYIAIYAAGNALAGSIHGDKVYTFKLGGALPEGQIIDASAKRGGGDTTTVGDSTVSANIDKGITLYDANCLACHGNQGANGHNGPNLQKSEIAVSKEAVIERITNGKNGMPSFKETLTTEEMQAVADYVVTVISPLGK, from the coding sequence ATGAGAAATAAAAAGTTATCCGTATGGGCAAAAATCTATATTGTTTTTATCATTGCACTTGTAGGAATTTTGATGATTTATATCGTAGTGGATAAGGAGGAAAAAGTACCAGAGTACAGCACCATAACAGTAAAAGAATCTGTAATAGACTCCAAAGTAGAGGAGGAGGTTGGACCTAAGCTCTCTACTTTAGACTTTGCATCGACTGAATGGGGTACTCATGGGGGAGATTACTACAACAGACGTTATTCTATGCTCAGTCAAATTACGTCAGAAACCATTGGGGATTTAAAACCAACATGGGTAAGTAGTCTAGGATCGGGTTCAGAGGGGAAATATTCTGGAGAGGCTACACCAATCGTAGTAGACGGCGTCATGTTTATTACTACGGGTGCAAATGAAATTTTCGCTCTGGACGCCAAAACTGGGGAACAGATTTGGGCTTATACACCTAATATTGTACAAGAAATGGATACAGTATGTTGTGGTTGGACATCACGTGGTGTCGCAGTTGGCGACGGTAAAGTATATGCGGGATTATTAGATGCTCGTTTAATCGCACTAGACCAAAAAACTGGAGAATTATTATGGGAAACAAAAGTAGCAGAATGGGAAGAAGGCTACACAGTTACGAGTGCTCCGCTTTACTATAACGGTAATGTTTACACGGGCGTTTCTGGGGGAGAATATGGGATCCGTGGTCGAGTGATGGCCTATGACTCAGACTTAGGTCGTGAAGTATGGCGTTTCTATACAATTCCTGGTCCAGCTGATATGGATGGTGATACATGGCCAACAGATAATAATGCTTGGTTAACAGGAGGGGGGCCGGTATGGAATACACCAGCAGTTGACCCCGAGTTGGGTTACATTTATTTTGCAACTGGAAATACTGCTCCTGACTTAGACGGTAGTAATCGTGAAGGGGACAATTTATATGCTAACTCCATAGTGGCCTTGAATGCAGAGAATGGGGATTACGTATGGCACTTCCAAGAAGTACACCATGATATATGGGATATGGATCCTACAAATCCAGTTGTACTTTACGATGTAGAAATGGATGGCAAAATGCGGAAAGGTTTAGGGCAAGCGGGTAAAACTGGTTGGGTCTATTTCTTAGACCGTACAGATGGAACTCCGCTAGTAGGAATCGAAGAAAAGCCAGTTCCACAATTGGCAGAGCAAAAAACAGCTGCAACACAACCATTTCCAATAGGAGATGCTTTTGTTCCGCAAACGATAATGGAAGAAGATGTGAAAAATGATTTAGGACCTGAATTTACAGGAGAAACTGGTAGTATATTCACTCCGTTTTGGGATGTACCAATTACTCTGAAACCTGGTCCATTTGGAGGGGCAAACTGGCCACCTTCCGCATACAATCCTGATACCGAGTATTTTTATGTATTAGGTAATGATCACTACATGTCATTTGCTAGACAGGAGGATGAGGCATTTGAAGAAGGATCTATGTATGTTGGTAGTATTATGCAACCAGTATCAAATGCTCCAACCAGAGGAACAGTTACTGCAATTGATGTAAAAACCAATAAAATAGCATGGCAAAAAAAATGGGATACACTTGCCTATAGTGGTGTTCTAACGACTGCAGGAAATCTTGTATTTGTTGGACATAATGATGGTCGACTAATTGCATTTAATGCAAAAACGGGAGATGAAGTATGGGAGTATAAAATGGATGCAGGTGCTAACGCTCCATCTATAACTTATGAAATTGATGGAGAGCAATACATCGCTATCTATGCTGCAGGTAATGCCCTTGCAGGTTCTATACATGGTGATAAAGTATATACGTTTAAATTAGGTGGAGCTTTGCCAGAGGGGCAAATAATTGATGCTTCAGCTAAACGAGGAGGTGGAGATACTACAACTGTAGGAGATAGTACAGTTAGCGCAAACATTGATAAAGGAATTACTTTATACGATGCGAACTGTTTAGCTTGTCACGGGAATCAAGGTGCAAATGGTCACAATGGTCCAAACCTGCAAAAAAGTGAGATAGCTGTAAGTAAAGAGGCAGTAATTGAACGCATAACAAATGGTAAGAATGGTATGCCATCTTTTAAAGAGACTTTGACTACGGAAGAGATGCAGGCAGTTGCTGACTATGTTGTGACTGTGATTTCGCCACTAGGTAAGTAA